Genomic segment of Candidatus Cloacimonadota bacterium:
TACCCATTCTGACTGATCCCAGTTCTTAAGAGATAGGAGAAAGTAAACTTCTTTTGCTTTTCTTAACTCAGCGATGTCGTCAGAATTTTCGATCAGTGTATCTATTTGAGCTCGATTGACCTTTACAACCTTTATACTTCTTTCGGGGAAACGGATGGAATTCGGCTTCGACGGAATATCCTTTGTTAATAACAATTCTTCGAACCGGTTGACAACCACGTCAGTATCACTACTCAACCATACTTCACACCACTCGGGAGAATCTGTTGGGATATCAGATTTATCATCTTGCCAAAATGATGGTAGCACAGCCATACGGACATCTGAAATGCTGTTGATTAGATTACGGTTCTTAGGTTTTCCGCTTCTGTTATCAACTTCAGTGGCGTACTTCTCGAGTTTTTTTAAGAAATGGCTCTTTTTTGAATGGGCCATATAAACAGTGGCGTAGGTTATTCTGCCTTTGTTTGTATCCTCTTGTCTAATATTGAGTAATCGCACTTGCTTTGAGCGCATGTCCTCAAGGCTTCTTGTCACCAAAACAGCCCCAGGGTCACTCTGGAATTCAATATATACCCCATTTTTTGTGGCGTGAGCAACGGCTTGACGATTAACGCTTTCCTTCCAGGCTTGGTCAAACTGAGAACGAAGGAATTGACTATGAGGTATCCGCTCTCTTTTTGGAATTACGCCCTCTTTTCCTCCTGATGAGGTACTGGTGTATGGCATTGCAACTGGGGGAGTATGAATAAACAAATGACGCAGTTTCTTATCACTCACTTT
This window contains:
- a CDS encoding peptidase S8 → MSDKKLRHLFIHTPPVAMPYTSTSSGGKEGVIPKRERIPHSQFLRSQFDQAWKESVNRQAVAHATKNGVYIEFQSDPGAVLVTRSLEDMRSKQVRLLNIRQEDTNKGRITYATVYMAHSKKSHFLKKLEKYATEVDNRSGKPKNRNLINSISDVRMAVLPSFWQDDKSDIPTDSPEWCEVWLSSDTDVVVNRFEELLLTKDIPSKPNSIRFPERSIKVVKVNRAQIDTLIENSDDIAELRKAKEVYFLLSLKNWDQSEWVRDLLNRVTVSKSNTSICILDNGVNNGHPLLVPVLDGSDMHTVDPQWGTHDHDKHG